One genomic region from Osmerus mordax isolate fOsmMor3 chromosome 4, fOsmMor3.pri, whole genome shotgun sequence encodes:
- the LOC136941841 gene encoding anoctamin-9 yields the protein MPGHRRQASIELLEFMRVVKENGCESGASPPVHTPPSYDFILVAKEITDQENEAFKKQVAFIEALKRKNLKITKIIDDDIVFYGIQAPIEIFDKYRYLLKVSDACNWSCEQQDTIPLSTRIRIVHFILNNTCTDTGEHLRGLMKKKVFDAKFCLHEKKIQKELTKSWARWSALFQGQPITAVRNYFGEKVALYYLWLGWYTCLLIPAAVIGLIVFLYGLAFFNTSPLIKEVCESDAVMCPLCDKRCKVWQLSDTCDYAKVSLLFDNEGTVAFAMFMAIWATLFLEFWKRHRASFVCEWKVFDWSEEEEELILEIVNDGECEPKEYKHSYLRSTLVLILVTLMMLLILGLAHALVVFRVLATVLLVESPSEFLRDHSNTAAVILGALLHFFTISIMTHVNRKVALKLCEIEETRSFAATESSFTVKMFTFQFFTYFSSLFYVAFFLGRINGHPGGYVRIAGKWRLEECHPSGCLTDLFIQMAIIMVLKQTVSNVFEFAGPWFCRWFKRRKTKFQRRCGHCYRKEGSNAEDVANLCDNCKLKDLLCNYRLNDVDSFSLFDEFLEMVIQFSFTTIFVAAFPLAPLLALMNNIIEIRLDAIKMVRLERRMVPKKTNDIGVWTGVLEAIGVLAVIANGLVIGVSSDFIPRLVYRYHYGPCASGNVTGVDCMAGYINNTLSIVHVDDQSIHSEFLPNQMMTHSGVNVTSCSYKDYRSNEDFSLTQQYWLILAVRFAFVILFEHVVVICKFIAAWFVPSAPMQVKNDRLHDKLRRLKEELRSSKV from the exons ATGCCAGGCCACAGGAGGCAG GCCAGCATTGAGCTGTTGGAATTTATGCGAGTGGTGAAGGAGAATGGCTGTGAGTCAGGTGCATCTCCACCTGTG CACACTCCACCATCATATGACTTTATCCTAGTTGCAAAAGAAATTACTGACCAGGAGAATGAGGCATTCAAGAAGCAAGTTGCATTTATTGAAGCACTAAAGAGGAAGAACTTAAAAATCACA AAAATCATAGATGACGACATAGTCTTCTACGGGATTCAAGCCCCCATAGAGATATTTGATAAGTACAGGTATCTGCTAAAGGTGTCGGATGCATGTAACTGGAGCTGTGAACAACAGGATACAATACCACTCTCCACCAG AATCCGGATTGTCCACTTCATCTTGAATAACACCTGCACTGACACAGGAG AACACCTGCGGGGTCTTATGAAGAAGAAGGTTTTTGACGCAAAGTTTTGTTTGCATGAG AAAAAGATACAGAAGGAACTAACGAAAAGCTGGGCACGATGGAGCGCTCTCTTCCAGGGGCAACCAATCACAGCAGTCAG AAACTACTTTGGAGAAAAGGTAGCCCTTTACTACCTGTGGCTGGGCTGGTACACATGCCTGCTCATCCCAGCCGCTGTCATAGGGCTCATTGTATTCCTCTATGGGTTGGCCTTTTTCAACACCTCTCCACTCAT AAAGGAGGTTTGTGAGTCTGACGCTGTTATGTGTCCCCTTTGTGACAAGAGATGCAAAGTGTGGCAGCTCTCTGACACTTGCGATTACGCTAAG GTAAGCCTTCTATTTGACAATGAGGGGACAGTTGCGTTTGCTATGTTCATGGCAATATGGG CCACTTTGTTCTTGGAGTTCTGGAAAAGACACCGGGCTTCCTTTGTCTGTGAATGGAAGGTGTTTGATTGGTCCGAGGAGGAG GAGGAGTTGATCTTGGAGATTGTAAATGATGGAGAATGTGAGCCCAAAGAATATAAGCATTCCTATCTGCGCAGCACCTTGGTTCTGATCCTGGTCACCTTGATG atgCTGCTGATACTTGGCCTGGCCCACGCCCTGGTGGTGTTCCGGGTGCTGGCTACTGTGCTGCTGGTGGAGTCCCCCTCTGAATTTCTCCGTGACCACTCCAACACAGCTGCAGTGATATTGGGGGCATTGTTGCACTTCTTCaccattagcatcatgacacaT GTCAACAGGAAGGTAGCACTGAAGCTTTGTGAAATAG AGGAAACGAGGTCCTTTGCTGCCACCGAGAGCAGCTTCACTGTCAAGATGTTCACCTTCCAGTTCTTCACCTACTTCTCCTCACTCTTCTACGTTGCATTTTTCCTTGGCAG GATAAATGGACATCCAGGTGGCTATGTGCGGATTGCAGGGAAGTGGAGACTGGAAGAA TGTCACCCAAGTGGCTGTCTCACTGACCTATTTATCCAGATGGCCATAATTATGGTGCTCAAACAGACCGTCAGCAATGTCTTTGAGTTTGCAGGCCC cTGGTTCTGCCGGTGGTTCAAAAGGAGGAAGACCAAGTTCCAGAGGAGGTGTGGTCATTGTTACCGCAAAGAGGGCTCTAATGCCGAAGACGTGGCAAATCTGTGTGACAACTGCAAGCTAAAGGATTTACTCTGCAATTACCGTCTCAATGATGTTGACTCCTTTAGCCTTTTCGACGAGTTCCTGGAGATGG TGATCCAGTTCAGCTTCACCACCATCTTCGTGGCGGCTTTTCCCCTGGCTCCCCTTCTTGCTCTTATGAATAACATCATAGAGATACGCCTGGACGCCATTAAAATGGTCCGGCTGGAACGCAGAATGGTGCCCAAGAAAACCAACGATATTG GTGTTTGGACTGGTGTTTTGGAGGCCATTGGTGTGTTGGCAGTCATTGCTAATGGGCTAGTCATCGGGGTATCATCCGACTTCATCCCACGTTTGGTGTACCGCTATCATTATGGCCCCTGCGCCAGTGGCAATGTGACAGGTGTCGA ctGCATGGCTGGCTACATCAACAACACTCTGTCCATTGTACATGTGGATGACCAGAGCATCCATAGTGAATTTTTACCCAACCAGATGATGACTCACAGTGGGGTGAACGTCACCTCCTGCAG TTATAAAGACTACAGAAGTAATGAGGACTTCAGCCTCACTCAACAGTACTGGCTGATACTGGCAGTGCGGTTTGCCTTTGTCATACTATTTGAG CATGTGGTCGTCATATGCAAATTCATTGCAGCATGGTTTGTTCCAAGTGCACCCATGCAAGTTAAGAATGACCGACTCCATGACAAACTCCGTAGGCTGAAGGAAGAGCTTCG GTCGTCTAAGGTATGA
- the sigirr gene encoding single Ig IL-1-related receptor, with amino-acid sequence MFTVKNGTMESILTAFIVACSGFFTVFAGELCTKAPEFKPSGKPSQLRETLGSTAFLNCTALVSWDPQDQPCDALVSWRKDGGLLSNHSLHPRNLSKWLVSPSQQMLNSVLVVRLREEEDFGLYTCRVGNASTDFSLHNINRPSHTAALIASMILLLILTTSSILYSTCHLNIQLWYRNKYGDYEINDGKIYDAYISYVNNDNDRKFVNFILKPHLENKHGHKLHLNNNNILPGSEPSAELLMNVSRCRRLILVLSHPYLEQDWCSNNFRQSLLHVLELSQKLIVIMFEGQSKHMSKEIMFLLKEHEKHLTVLNWSNYSITPSSVFWKKLALAMPRCVVLHSHDAGDPQTLLQDDKDPMLTLNPDYLDCRPDPDPSGDLGVRVPVCRALTSRAPALPAAPAPATKANQSDIDVSDLGSRNYGAPTDFYRLVTDEDV; translated from the exons ATGTTTACGGTCAAGAACGGAACGATGGAATCGATACTCACTGCTTTTATAGTGGCATGCTCCGGTTTCTTCACGGTTTTTGCTGGAG AGTTGTGCACCAAAGCCCCTGAGTTTAAGCCCAGTGGGAAGCCATCTCAGCTACGGGAGACACTGGGCTCAACGGCATTCCTGAACTGTACCGCCCTCGTATCCTGGGACCCCCAGGACCAACCCTGTGACGCTCTCGTGTCCTGGAGAAAAGATGGCGGCCTTCTTTCAAATCATAGCCTGCACCCTCGGAATCTCTCCAAATG GCTCGTCAGCCCCTCTCAGCAGATGCTGAACAGTGTGCTGGTGGTGAggttgagggaggaggaagacttTGGGCTGTACACCTGCAGAGTGGGAAATGCCTCCACCGACTTCAGTCTGCACAATATAA ACcgccccagccacacagctgcaCTGATAGCTTCCATGATTCTCCTGCTTATCCTCACCACCTCCTCTATATTGTACTCCACATGCCACCTGAACATCCAACTCTGGTACAGGAATAAATATGGGGACTATGAGATCAATG ATGGAAAGATATATGATGCTTACATCTCTTACGTAAACAATGATAACGACAGGAAGTTTGTCAACTTCATCCTCAAACCTCACTTGGAGAATAAGCACGGACACAAACTGCACCTCAATAACAACAACATCCTGCCTGGTTCAG AGCCGTCCGCAGAGCTGTTGATGAATGTGAGCCGTTGCCGGCGGCTAATCTTAGTGCTCTCTCACCCCTACCTGGAACAGGATTGGTGCTCCAACAACTTCAG GCAGAGCCTTCTGCATGTGTTGGAGCTGTCCCAGAAGCTCATCGTCATTATGTTTGAGGGCCAATCCAAACACATGAGCAAGGAGATCATGTTTCTGCTCAAGGAGCACGAGAAGCACCTCACCGTGCTAAACTGGAGCAACTACTCAATT ACCCCATCGTCAGTGTTCTGGAAGAAGCTGGCCCTGGCCATGCCCCGCTGCGTGGTCCTCCACAGTCACGACGCTGGAGACCCCCAGACCCTGCTCCAGGACGACAAGGACCCCATGCTGACCCTGAACCCAGACTACCTGGACTGCCGTCCAGACCCAGACCCCTCAGGTGACCTAG GTGTGCGCGTGCCTGTGTGCAGGGCGCTCACTTCCAGAGCACCCGCTCTCCCCGCTGCTCCTGCACCAGCGACTAAAGCTAATCAGTCAGACATCGACGTGTCAGACCTGGGCTCTCGTAACTATGGAGCCCCCACGGACTTCTACCGCCTGGTTACAGACGAAGACGTGTAA
- the pkp3a gene encoding plakophilin-3a isoform X1, whose amino-acid sequence MSMSSENVFFSALQPNTSVSTYAVPSEIHLGHGGTLTDEMAKAKRVQQQVQMRIAEKSSHSLPRQNGAAIHSASSEYGVSSAMKYSTYSPGFSSKSYVYAPSRPVMAPRMSQTSHGGFSSRSAVDMGQFQRMSMGGGGGGGGGGGSVYHHEDIRLGGYQGTRQQVVPMTRTLSRPDLETISLRSLRLQTLPQQPSPVAAWMAHDGSEGSLISDRDASFVRQPNYSSVNSYSSSQMRQGGGSVSGTLARGGGMAAGEGEMMVQTHSFKGPAYRTISRINNRNNRMSMGSMSGGSMSGGSMSGGSAMQHQMSTMGSAYGGEEFIMPSGSQGNIMIMQQRPTMSRAMSLKSVHSVGKGMDVVDGMDFTGSMSHLNGIQNLDMPTAIRYLTDPEANMQVLGAAYIQHECYNNSDAKNEVRRCKGIPELVRLFNSNSEEVQRYATGAMRNLIYENMDNKVALIKEDGIPSLIEALKEHDDELRKNITGILWNLSSKDNLKEKLAKETLPELTDKILIPLSGSGDAESIKQTPSETDIFYNTTGCLRNLSSVNEKTRQLMRETNGLVDALVSYIQSSLECQKVEDKGVENAVCVLRNLSYQLYSEMPPSAMLRLEGPSRAQSSSKGEAIGCFTPQGKKAKNRNNQDLSTFTEVARVPKGLEWLWHPQVVGLYNRVLQNCEINTTTREAAAGALQNVTAGDKRWASVLSRVALEQERMLPVVLDLLRTNNDLELRSLTGFLRNLSRHAKDKNDVATKVVNNLVSKLPSDGLQTLPSSEVVVNICGTLNNLVTSSSVAARDVTFFDGLQKLVAIKNSHDSSPGKLKAAKAASTVLSNMFQYKKLHKDYKQKGFTRNDFADLTI is encoded by the exons AATATGGTGTTTCTTCAGCTATGAAGTACTCGACCTACAGCCCAGGGTTCAGCTCCAAGTCCTATGTGTATGCACCCTCCAGGCCAGTCATG GCTCCCCGAATGTCCCAGACATCTCATGGTGGCTTCTCGTCACGCTCGGCTGTAGACATGGGCCAGTTCCAGAGGATGAgcatgggtggaggaggaggaggaggaggtgggggcggtAGTGTGTACCACCATGAAGACATACGTCTAGGAGGCTACCAGGGCACCAGGCAGCAGGTGGTCCCCATGACCCGCACCCTCAGCAGACCTGATCTGGAGACCATATCTCTGCGCTCCCTGCGGCTGCAGACCCTTCCCCAGCAGCCCTCCCCAGTGGCGGCCTGGATGGCCCATGACGGCAGTGAGGGCAGCCTGATCTCCGACCGTGACGCCAGCTTCGTCCGCCAGCCAAACTACAGCTCCGTCAACAGCTACTCCAGCTCCCAGATGAGGCAAGGTGGGGGCTCAGTGAGTGGGACCCTGGCCCGCGGTGGAGGCATGgctgcaggggagggggagatgatgGTCCAGACTCACTCCTTCAAGGGTCCAGCCTACCGCACCATCAGCCGGATTAACAACAGGAACAACCGCATGAGCATGGGCTCCATGTCCGGGGGCTCCATGTCCGGGGGCTCCATGTCCGGGGGCTCCGCCATGCAGCACCAGATGTCCACCATGGGCAGCGCCTATGGAGGGGAGGAGTTCATCATGCCCTCCGGTTCCCAGGGAAACATTATGATCATGCAGCAGCGACCGACCATGTCCCGCGCCATGTCGCTTAAGAGTGTCCACAGCGTGGGCAAGGGCATGGATGTCGTGGACGGGATGGACTTCACTGGTAGCATGAGTCACCTCAATGG AATCCAGAACCTGGACATGCCCACAGCCATCAGGTACCTGACTGACCCTGAAGCTAACATGCAGGTCCTGGGTGCAGCCTACATCCAGCATGAGTGTTACAACAACAGCGATGCCAAGAATGAG gTGCGCCGCTGCAAGGGGATCCCTGAGTTGGTGAggctcttcaacagcaacagCGAAGAGGTGCAGCGCTACGCTACCGGGGCCATGCGCAACCTCATCTATGAAAACATGGACAACAAAGTGGCCCTGATCAAGGAGGACGGGATCCCGAGCCTGATCGAAGCCCTGAAGGAGCATGATGACGAGCTCCGCAAAAACATCACTG GGATCCTGTGGAACCTGTCCTCCAAAGACAACCTGAAGGAGAAACTGGCCAAAGAGACCCTCCCTGAGCTGACAGACAAGATCCTCATCCCCCTATCAGGAAGCGGAGACGCAGAGAGCATCAAACAGACCCCCTCCGAAACCGACATCTTCTACAACACCACTGGATGCCTCAG GAACCTGAGTTCGGTGAACGAGAAAACTCGGCAGCTGATGAGGGAAACTAATGGGTTGGTGGACGCCCTGGTGTCCTACATCCAGAGCTCCTTGGAGTGCCAAAAAGTTGAAGATAAG gGAGTTGAGAATGCGGTTTGTGTCTTGAGGAACCTCTCCTACCAGCTGTACAGTGAGATGCCTCCCTCCGCCATGTTGCGCCTAGAGGGACCGTCTAGGGCTCAGAGCTCCTCCAAAGGCGAGGCCATCGGCTGCTTCACCCCTCAGGGCAAAAAAGCCAAAAAC AGAAACAACCAGGACCTGTCCACGTTCACCGAGGTGGCCCGGGTGCCAAAGGGGCTGGAGTGGCTGTGGCACCCCCAGGTGGTGGGTCTGTACAACCGTGTGCTGCAAAACTGTGAGATCAACACGACGACCCGCGAGGCTGCCGCTGGGGCCCTGCAGAACGTCACAGCAGGAGACAAGCGG tggGCGTCAGTGCTGAGCCGTGTggccctggagcaggagaggatgcTGCCGGTGGTGCTGGACCTCTTACGGACCAACAACGACCTGGAGCTGCGATCTCTCACTGGCTTCCTCCGGAACCTGTCCCGCCATGCCAAGGACAAGAATGACGTTG CTACTAAGGTGGTGAACAATTTGGTGTCCAAGTTGCCTAGCGATGGTCTTCAGACTTTGCCGTCCAGCGAAGTGGTTGTCAACATCTGTGGCACCCTGAACAACCTGGTGACTAGCAGCTCTGTTGCCGCTAGAGATGTCACCTTTTTTGATGGACTGCAGAAACTCGTGGCAATCAAGAACTCCCATGACAGCAG TCCTGGGAAATTGAAAGCTGCCAAGGCTGCCTCTACTGTCCTCTCCAACATGTTTCAGTACAAGAAGCTACACAAAGACTACAAACAG AAAGGCTTCACACGAAACGACTTTGCAGACTTGACAATATAA
- the pkp3a gene encoding plakophilin-3a isoform X2, translating into MPNTSVSTYAVPSEIHLGHGGTLTDEMAKAKRVQQQVQMRIAEKSSHSLPRQNGAAIHSASSEYGVSSAMKYSTYSPGFSSKSYVYAPSRPVMAPRMSQTSHGGFSSRSAVDMGQFQRMSMGGGGGGGGGGGSVYHHEDIRLGGYQGTRQQVVPMTRTLSRPDLETISLRSLRLQTLPQQPSPVAAWMAHDGSEGSLISDRDASFVRQPNYSSVNSYSSSQMRQGGGSVSGTLARGGGMAAGEGEMMVQTHSFKGPAYRTISRINNRNNRMSMGSMSGGSMSGGSMSGGSAMQHQMSTMGSAYGGEEFIMPSGSQGNIMIMQQRPTMSRAMSLKSVHSVGKGMDVVDGMDFTGSMSHLNGIQNLDMPTAIRYLTDPEANMQVLGAAYIQHECYNNSDAKNEVRRCKGIPELVRLFNSNSEEVQRYATGAMRNLIYENMDNKVALIKEDGIPSLIEALKEHDDELRKNITGILWNLSSKDNLKEKLAKETLPELTDKILIPLSGSGDAESIKQTPSETDIFYNTTGCLRNLSSVNEKTRQLMRETNGLVDALVSYIQSSLECQKVEDKGVENAVCVLRNLSYQLYSEMPPSAMLRLEGPSRAQSSSKGEAIGCFTPQGKKAKNRNNQDLSTFTEVARVPKGLEWLWHPQVVGLYNRVLQNCEINTTTREAAAGALQNVTAGDKRWASVLSRVALEQERMLPVVLDLLRTNNDLELRSLTGFLRNLSRHAKDKNDVATKVVNNLVSKLPSDGLQTLPSSEVVVNICGTLNNLVTSSSVAARDVTFFDGLQKLVAIKNSHDSSPGKLKAAKAASTVLSNMFQYKKLHKDYKQKGFTRNDFADLTI; encoded by the exons AATATGGTGTTTCTTCAGCTATGAAGTACTCGACCTACAGCCCAGGGTTCAGCTCCAAGTCCTATGTGTATGCACCCTCCAGGCCAGTCATG GCTCCCCGAATGTCCCAGACATCTCATGGTGGCTTCTCGTCACGCTCGGCTGTAGACATGGGCCAGTTCCAGAGGATGAgcatgggtggaggaggaggaggaggaggtgggggcggtAGTGTGTACCACCATGAAGACATACGTCTAGGAGGCTACCAGGGCACCAGGCAGCAGGTGGTCCCCATGACCCGCACCCTCAGCAGACCTGATCTGGAGACCATATCTCTGCGCTCCCTGCGGCTGCAGACCCTTCCCCAGCAGCCCTCCCCAGTGGCGGCCTGGATGGCCCATGACGGCAGTGAGGGCAGCCTGATCTCCGACCGTGACGCCAGCTTCGTCCGCCAGCCAAACTACAGCTCCGTCAACAGCTACTCCAGCTCCCAGATGAGGCAAGGTGGGGGCTCAGTGAGTGGGACCCTGGCCCGCGGTGGAGGCATGgctgcaggggagggggagatgatgGTCCAGACTCACTCCTTCAAGGGTCCAGCCTACCGCACCATCAGCCGGATTAACAACAGGAACAACCGCATGAGCATGGGCTCCATGTCCGGGGGCTCCATGTCCGGGGGCTCCATGTCCGGGGGCTCCGCCATGCAGCACCAGATGTCCACCATGGGCAGCGCCTATGGAGGGGAGGAGTTCATCATGCCCTCCGGTTCCCAGGGAAACATTATGATCATGCAGCAGCGACCGACCATGTCCCGCGCCATGTCGCTTAAGAGTGTCCACAGCGTGGGCAAGGGCATGGATGTCGTGGACGGGATGGACTTCACTGGTAGCATGAGTCACCTCAATGG AATCCAGAACCTGGACATGCCCACAGCCATCAGGTACCTGACTGACCCTGAAGCTAACATGCAGGTCCTGGGTGCAGCCTACATCCAGCATGAGTGTTACAACAACAGCGATGCCAAGAATGAG gTGCGCCGCTGCAAGGGGATCCCTGAGTTGGTGAggctcttcaacagcaacagCGAAGAGGTGCAGCGCTACGCTACCGGGGCCATGCGCAACCTCATCTATGAAAACATGGACAACAAAGTGGCCCTGATCAAGGAGGACGGGATCCCGAGCCTGATCGAAGCCCTGAAGGAGCATGATGACGAGCTCCGCAAAAACATCACTG GGATCCTGTGGAACCTGTCCTCCAAAGACAACCTGAAGGAGAAACTGGCCAAAGAGACCCTCCCTGAGCTGACAGACAAGATCCTCATCCCCCTATCAGGAAGCGGAGACGCAGAGAGCATCAAACAGACCCCCTCCGAAACCGACATCTTCTACAACACCACTGGATGCCTCAG GAACCTGAGTTCGGTGAACGAGAAAACTCGGCAGCTGATGAGGGAAACTAATGGGTTGGTGGACGCCCTGGTGTCCTACATCCAGAGCTCCTTGGAGTGCCAAAAAGTTGAAGATAAG gGAGTTGAGAATGCGGTTTGTGTCTTGAGGAACCTCTCCTACCAGCTGTACAGTGAGATGCCTCCCTCCGCCATGTTGCGCCTAGAGGGACCGTCTAGGGCTCAGAGCTCCTCCAAAGGCGAGGCCATCGGCTGCTTCACCCCTCAGGGCAAAAAAGCCAAAAAC AGAAACAACCAGGACCTGTCCACGTTCACCGAGGTGGCCCGGGTGCCAAAGGGGCTGGAGTGGCTGTGGCACCCCCAGGTGGTGGGTCTGTACAACCGTGTGCTGCAAAACTGTGAGATCAACACGACGACCCGCGAGGCTGCCGCTGGGGCCCTGCAGAACGTCACAGCAGGAGACAAGCGG tggGCGTCAGTGCTGAGCCGTGTggccctggagcaggagaggatgcTGCCGGTGGTGCTGGACCTCTTACGGACCAACAACGACCTGGAGCTGCGATCTCTCACTGGCTTCCTCCGGAACCTGTCCCGCCATGCCAAGGACAAGAATGACGTTG CTACTAAGGTGGTGAACAATTTGGTGTCCAAGTTGCCTAGCGATGGTCTTCAGACTTTGCCGTCCAGCGAAGTGGTTGTCAACATCTGTGGCACCCTGAACAACCTGGTGACTAGCAGCTCTGTTGCCGCTAGAGATGTCACCTTTTTTGATGGACTGCAGAAACTCGTGGCAATCAAGAACTCCCATGACAGCAG TCCTGGGAAATTGAAAGCTGCCAAGGCTGCCTCTACTGTCCTCTCCAACATGTTTCAGTACAAGAAGCTACACAAAGACTACAAACAG AAAGGCTTCACACGAAACGACTTTGCAGACTTGACAATATAA